One segment of Rubripirellula amarantea DNA contains the following:
- the pgsB gene encoding poly-gamma-glutamate synthase PgsB gives MTAELALLGTAGAVIAGGLMESLSHRRRLEKIPIRIHVNGTRGKSSVARLIAAGMRAGGIRTCCKTTGTLPRMILPDGTEYPVFRPSRANVIEQVRIVKTAVEFESEALVLECMALIPYLQWLCEDKLVRATHGVITNAREDHLDVMGPSERDVAWALAGMVPVNGKFFTAERDHIDVFDHAVKDRGSEMIAITEADVGKVTPLDLAGFSYVEHAENVALALRVCSDVGVERSVALRGMWEAKPDPGAMVAYEMDFFHRQINFVNGFAANDPESTQRIWKMALERYPDVEKKIAIFNCRADRPDRSDQLGGVIKDWPEADSYLLIGTGTYIFARAATNAGIDPLKLVFAEEQSVDQIFEMIVELSEGSSLVMGMANIAGVGLDLVRYFANRSRRRAFK, from the coding sequence ATGACCGCAGAACTTGCCCTTCTTGGGACCGCTGGCGCGGTGATCGCCGGTGGATTGATGGAATCACTATCACACCGTCGACGTTTGGAAAAGATTCCGATTCGGATCCACGTCAATGGCACACGTGGAAAGTCTAGCGTCGCTCGCTTGATTGCTGCGGGAATGCGTGCAGGCGGAATTCGCACCTGTTGCAAGACCACCGGAACGCTGCCTCGGATGATCTTGCCCGACGGTACTGAGTATCCGGTCTTTCGGCCTTCCCGAGCAAACGTGATCGAACAAGTTCGGATCGTAAAGACAGCAGTCGAATTTGAATCCGAAGCATTGGTGCTTGAGTGCATGGCGTTGATTCCTTATCTGCAGTGGCTTTGTGAAGACAAGCTCGTCCGAGCGACTCATGGCGTCATCACGAATGCCCGCGAAGATCACCTTGATGTGATGGGACCTAGTGAGCGGGACGTCGCTTGGGCACTAGCCGGTATGGTTCCGGTCAATGGGAAGTTCTTTACGGCCGAACGAGATCACATCGACGTATTCGATCACGCCGTTAAGGATCGCGGTTCTGAGATGATTGCGATTACCGAAGCAGACGTTGGAAAGGTGACGCCACTCGACCTAGCCGGGTTCTCGTACGTGGAACATGCCGAGAACGTTGCTCTTGCACTGCGAGTTTGCTCGGACGTCGGCGTGGAACGTAGCGTGGCACTGCGAGGGATGTGGGAGGCCAAGCCGGACCCGGGCGCGATGGTCGCTTATGAGATGGATTTCTTTCATCGACAAATCAACTTCGTCAACGGCTTTGCCGCGAATGATCCCGAATCGACTCAACGAATATGGAAGATGGCGTTAGAACGCTATCCGGATGTCGAAAAGAAGATCGCGATCTTCAATTGTCGCGCTGACCGTCCAGACCGCAGCGATCAACTCGGCGGCGTGATTAAAGATTGGCCGGAAGCGGATAGCTACCTGTTGATCGGAACCGGAACGTACATTTTTGCTCGTGCGGCCACGAACGCTGGGATCGACCCGTTGAAGTTGGTGTTCGCCGAAGAGCAAAGCGTTGATCAAATTTTTGAAATGATCGTCGAGCTTTCCGAAGGCAGCAGCTTGGTCATGGGCATGGCCAACATTGCTGGAGTCGGACTGGATCTCGTTCGCTATTTCGCCAATCGAAGTCGCCGTCGCGCGTTCAAGTAA
- the pgsC gene encoding poly-gamma-glutamate biosynthesis protein PgsC: MNPTDMADQMMVAVGVGLVISLIFSELFGLAAGGMVVPGFIALNLGRPFDVLLTLFAAGITYLIVHALGTFIIIYGRRRTVLMILVGYLIRLLMDFIPFSELGSIEFLATGEANFMVIGYIIPGLIAIWMDRQGWLETMCALLTASVAIRMILVIIYGMALIK; this comes from the coding sequence ATGAACCCAACGGACATGGCGGACCAAATGATGGTCGCCGTCGGCGTGGGGCTGGTCATCAGTCTCATCTTTTCGGAACTCTTCGGCCTAGCGGCGGGCGGGATGGTCGTGCCCGGATTCATCGCCTTGAATCTCGGTCGTCCGTTCGATGTTTTGCTGACTCTCTTTGCCGCGGGGATCACGTACCTCATCGTTCATGCATTGGGCACCTTTATCATCATCTACGGCCGTCGTCGAACGGTCCTGATGATTTTGGTCGGATACCTGATACGTCTGTTGATGGACTTCATTCCATTTTCCGAGCTAGGCTCGATTGAATTCTTAGCAACGGGCGAGGCAAACTTCATGGTCATCGGATACATCATTCCGGGATTGATCGCAATTTGGATGGACCGGCAAGGCTGGCTCGAAACCATGTGCGCCTTGCTTACTGCATCGGTGGCAATCCGCATGATCCTGGTCATCATTTACGGAATGGCACTCATCAAATGA
- the pgsW gene encoding poly-gamma-glutamate system protein, with protein MKKVYWRPKAVSRTGLVLIAFTALVGLIMVESVKVKRLQPHYEEKLAATELAAEAYDAISDARMRLGYEVDETMDLTLSGVLGVAMSDVTSLAGDVTAKRTAINPNFAAVTVQMLYDAGVEKGDVVAIGVSGSFPGINTCVYAAAETMGLEPIVIGSGAASQWGANLPDLLWLDMERILVEENLFKTRAIAASIGGFEDRGLGLSEAGLKAIDEGIKRNGLSKLKAESFEDAVEERMALYDKKAGGKPIKAYINVGAGTVSVGRTLGKTMFSPGLNLQPPDRIRQTDGIMPRFILRGVPVIHFAQIADIAEQNGLPVPPLTPPTPGDAAVFEAVDYSKLLAASVLGLLTLMLYGFVRSDIGLRLLKLSKAPKKDVTPEAMV; from the coding sequence ATGAAAAAAGTTTACTGGCGTCCCAAGGCTGTCTCACGCACCGGCCTCGTTCTGATTGCGTTTACCGCCTTGGTTGGTTTGATCATGGTGGAATCCGTGAAGGTCAAACGACTGCAACCTCACTACGAAGAGAAGTTAGCCGCGACCGAATTAGCGGCGGAGGCTTACGATGCGATCAGTGATGCGCGGATGCGGCTTGGTTACGAAGTCGACGAGACAATGGACCTTACGCTTAGCGGAGTGCTGGGCGTGGCGATGTCGGATGTGACCAGTTTGGCGGGCGATGTTACCGCGAAACGTACCGCGATCAATCCGAATTTTGCGGCCGTCACCGTGCAAATGCTTTACGACGCTGGAGTCGAAAAAGGTGACGTGGTTGCGATCGGCGTCAGCGGTTCATTCCCCGGCATCAACACATGCGTTTACGCGGCCGCGGAAACAATGGGGCTTGAGCCCATTGTGATCGGCAGCGGTGCGGCGTCTCAGTGGGGTGCCAACTTGCCCGACTTGTTGTGGCTCGACATGGAACGCATTTTGGTGGAGGAAAACCTGTTCAAAACGCGAGCCATCGCGGCGTCGATTGGCGGCTTCGAAGACCGTGGGTTGGGACTTTCCGAAGCGGGGCTTAAAGCGATTGACGAAGGGATCAAACGAAATGGGCTATCGAAATTGAAGGCCGAATCGTTTGAAGATGCCGTGGAAGAACGCATGGCGTTGTACGACAAGAAGGCCGGCGGCAAACCTATCAAAGCGTACATCAACGTTGGTGCGGGCACCGTGTCAGTGGGGCGAACGCTCGGCAAAACGATGTTTTCGCCAGGCCTCAACTTGCAGCCGCCTGATCGAATTCGCCAGACCGACGGGATCATGCCGCGCTTCATTCTAAGAGGCGTACCGGTGATTCACTTCGCTCAGATCGCCGACATTGCCGAACAAAATGGTTTGCCAGTCCCGCCGCTCACACCACCTACCCCCGGCGACGCGGCAGTGTTTGAAGCGGTGGATTACAGCAAGTTGCTAGCCGCAAGTGTCTTGGGCTTGTTGACACTCATGCTTTACGGCTTTGTCCGCAGCGACATTGGGTTGCGATTGCTGAAGTTGTCCAAGGCTCCCAAAAAGGATGTCACACCTGAAGCAATGGTCTAA
- a CDS encoding dienelactone hydrolase family protein: MNRKQANEFKQEVLDLYDDYAHGRLNRRDYVTRLAAFAVGGVTVETLLENLSPNYAWAQQVEPSDPRIKTETITYSSPQGAGEMKGLLAWPAEGEKFPAVLVVHENRGLNPYIADVARRLAVDGFVALAPDALTPLGGYPGNDDEGRAMQSKRDREEMTEDFIAAAKLLDTHPRSTGKVGVVGFCFGGGVVNQLAVRIPEVIDAGVPFYGSQPDSEDVAKIKAPLLIQNAELDRRILAGAPAFEKALKENNVPFEAHVYPNVNHGFHNDTTPRYDEPAAKLAWERTIAWFKKYLA, translated from the coding sequence ATGAATCGAAAACAAGCAAACGAATTCAAACAAGAAGTCCTCGATCTTTACGACGACTATGCGCACGGTCGTCTCAATCGTCGTGATTACGTGACCCGGCTTGCGGCCTTTGCGGTCGGCGGGGTGACCGTCGAAACGCTACTTGAAAATCTGAGCCCCAACTACGCATGGGCCCAGCAAGTCGAGCCATCAGATCCTCGCATCAAGACCGAAACAATTACTTATTCGTCGCCGCAGGGTGCGGGCGAAATGAAAGGCCTGCTCGCTTGGCCTGCTGAGGGTGAGAAATTTCCGGCGGTGTTGGTCGTCCATGAAAACCGTGGGCTCAATCCTTACATCGCCGATGTCGCTCGACGTTTGGCAGTAGACGGTTTCGTTGCTTTGGCTCCAGATGCCTTGACACCGCTTGGTGGTTATCCGGGCAACGATGATGAAGGTCGGGCCATGCAATCGAAACGCGACCGTGAAGAAATGACTGAGGATTTCATCGCCGCAGCAAAGCTGCTTGATACTCATCCACGATCCACGGGCAAAGTTGGCGTGGTTGGGTTTTGTTTCGGTGGCGGAGTTGTCAATCAACTTGCCGTACGAATTCCCGAAGTGATTGACGCGGGAGTACCGTTCTATGGCAGCCAACCAGATTCGGAAGATGTGGCGAAAATCAAAGCACCGCTATTGATTCAAAACGCCGAGCTAGATCGACGAATCCTTGCGGGAGCTCCCGCGTTCGAGAAAGCTTTGAAAGAAAACAATGTTCCTTTTGAAGCGCATGTGTATCCCAACGTCAATCACGGTTTTCACAACGACACAACGCCTCGCTACGATGAGCCCGCTGCCAAACTTGCTTGGGAAAGAACCATTGCTTGGTTCAAGAAATACCTCGCCTGA
- a CDS encoding acyltransferase family protein, which yields MNEKTIASSPTESSTESPTESSTEVPAKTERVLSIDALRGFDMFWIIGGDAIARELFASDDPQRWTNRVAEQFEHVAWEGFRFYDLIFPLFIFLVGCVLPYSLRKYAGNPRVVYGRIIRRGLFLVLLGLLVNGVLQFDFANMRFAHVLERIGIAYVVAALLYLHTTWRGQAVAAAAILLGYWAIFEFIPPPGGVAGDYSIEGNLAGYIDRNYLPGIILEKYYGYGDNEGYLSTIPAPATALLGLLAGTFLQSTAKPWRKVFWLASAGLVCLVVGNLWGLSFPIIKNLWTSSFVLVAGGWSLLLLSLFYAIVDVLGLHRLAFFWVVIGMNAITIYVGQRIVDFGEISNFFFGGIARLSGSSSTLVLLLGVIALKWGLLYFLYRHRIFLRV from the coding sequence TTGAACGAAAAGACAATCGCGTCGTCGCCCACCGAGTCGTCAACAGAGTCGCCCACCGAGTCGTCAACGGAAGTTCCAGCAAAGACAGAGCGTGTGCTATCGATTGATGCACTTCGTGGGTTCGATATGTTTTGGATCATCGGTGGTGACGCGATTGCTCGCGAGTTGTTTGCGAGTGATGACCCACAGCGTTGGACCAATCGGGTGGCCGAGCAGTTTGAACATGTGGCGTGGGAAGGGTTTCGGTTTTACGACCTGATCTTTCCCTTGTTCATTTTTCTTGTGGGATGCGTATTGCCGTATTCGCTACGGAAGTATGCGGGGAATCCAAGGGTTGTTTACGGTCGCATTATCCGTCGCGGTTTGTTCCTGGTGCTGCTGGGCTTACTGGTCAACGGTGTGTTGCAATTTGATTTTGCCAACATGCGTTTCGCTCATGTGCTCGAGCGAATTGGGATCGCTTACGTGGTCGCGGCGCTGTTGTACTTGCACACGACTTGGCGAGGACAAGCTGTCGCGGCCGCTGCGATCCTGCTGGGCTATTGGGCGATCTTTGAATTCATTCCACCGCCGGGAGGCGTCGCGGGCGACTATTCCATCGAAGGGAATTTGGCGGGATACATTGACCGAAACTATTTGCCGGGAATCATCTTGGAAAAGTACTACGGATACGGTGACAACGAAGGCTATCTGTCCACGATCCCTGCGCCTGCGACCGCCTTATTAGGCTTGCTGGCAGGTACGTTCTTGCAGTCGACCGCCAAGCCGTGGCGAAAGGTGTTTTGGCTAGCGTCAGCAGGATTGGTGTGCTTGGTCGTGGGGAACCTATGGGGATTGTCGTTCCCGATCATTAAGAATCTCTGGACAAGCAGTTTTGTTTTGGTCGCCGGAGGATGGAGCCTTCTGCTGCTAAGCTTGTTCTATGCAATCGTGGATGTTCTGGGACTGCACCGACTGGCGTTCTTTTGGGTGGTGATTGGAATGAATGCCATCACGATTTATGTGGGCCAAAGGATCGTCGATTTCGGTGAGATCTCAAACTTTTTCTTCGGTGGCATCGCCCGCTTGTCAGGCTCGTCATCTACCTTGGTACTTCTGCTAGGCGTCATCGCGTTGAAATGGGGCTTACTGTACTTCCTTTATCGTCACCGAATCTTCTTGCGAGTGTAG
- a CDS encoding PVC-type heme-binding CxxCH protein — protein MNVFTNFTKSSRISMTKCFAMFCVIAMFSALALCSTTIAVEPPSVLDHDWQIELIASEPGLVTPTGCCFDDQGRLLVIECHTHFPPDDYSGPKTDRIYRFDDSDGDGVLDRQSLFYEGGTATMNMVHLGDGAFAVATRSEVYRLADSDDDGTAETKSVLLKHETSASYPHNGLAGLTLGPDGWLYVGQGENFGEPYQLIGTDGSQQRGGGEGGNVFRCRPDGSQVSRVATGFWNPFGLCFDAAKRLWAVGNDPDSMPPNRLMHVVDTADFGFQFRFGRAGTHPLLCWNGELPGTLPMVAGTGEAVCAVIVNNDHLLATSWGDNRIERYDLQPRGASWTSQTQVIVQGNANFRPVGMATAPDGSIYVTDWVDRSYPVHGKGRLWRLTQKNSGPQERYPSSDLTPQEIEAQTLARSSGASSRQRLASLQDADPFIRQAAIAGLVHDNQVQAIDVLRLSSADQIVGVLTAMRWQELTSPDSVAEVDRDLVLAWALKHPAESVQLTALRWSAERECKTLLPAIEALLRKDDLSPRTFAAVIAAIAYIETGSASGRDRDPATEKLLVGFASDPMRSSKLRSLAIRRLPPNIESLDSAKLNSWLDSNEDRDFASEVVRFLSARGDQPAMAALAEIALNQSREEQTRADALSALSVDRQAFELVAKQLANSSSEVLKTELDRLDASSSRSDESIPSSEDLSAWTTLVGDQGNADAGRRVFYRTQCVSCHVHSGRGSRTGPDLTTLGGTMTRQRIIESILLPSKEVGPLYVPWKVLTIDGTVHVGLKMNESGVGGRIKYQAADGKTFEIALEDIETQQPVDQSIMPTGLEKTMSVTEFRDLIAFLARPI, from the coding sequence ATGAATGTGTTTACCAATTTCACCAAGTCATCGCGAATCAGCATGACCAAGTGTTTTGCAATGTTCTGCGTTATTGCAATGTTCAGCGCGTTAGCGTTGTGCAGTACCACCATCGCCGTTGAGCCTCCTTCGGTGCTCGATCACGATTGGCAGATTGAGTTGATTGCTTCGGAACCGGGTTTGGTCACACCGACTGGATGTTGTTTTGATGATCAAGGTCGCTTGCTGGTAATCGAGTGTCACACTCACTTTCCGCCGGACGATTACAGCGGTCCCAAAACAGATCGGATCTACCGCTTTGACGATAGCGATGGGGATGGGGTTCTGGATCGCCAGAGTTTGTTCTACGAAGGTGGAACGGCGACAATGAACATGGTCCATCTGGGTGACGGTGCGTTTGCAGTTGCTACACGCAGCGAAGTGTATCGCTTGGCGGATTCGGATGACGATGGAACCGCAGAAACGAAGTCCGTTCTTCTAAAGCACGAAACGAGTGCGTCGTATCCCCACAACGGGTTGGCCGGTTTAACGTTGGGGCCAGACGGTTGGTTGTACGTGGGGCAAGGCGAAAATTTCGGCGAGCCCTATCAATTGATAGGGACTGACGGCTCGCAACAAAGGGGGGGCGGTGAAGGAGGCAACGTGTTTCGATGTCGGCCTGATGGTTCGCAGGTCAGTCGCGTCGCCACCGGTTTCTGGAATCCGTTTGGCTTGTGCTTCGATGCGGCGAAGCGTCTTTGGGCGGTTGGCAACGATCCAGATTCCATGCCGCCTAATCGTTTGATGCATGTAGTGGACACAGCCGATTTCGGATTCCAGTTTCGGTTTGGTCGTGCTGGTACACACCCCTTGTTGTGTTGGAACGGGGAACTGCCGGGAACCTTGCCAATGGTCGCGGGTACAGGGGAAGCGGTTTGCGCGGTGATCGTCAATAACGACCATCTGCTGGCAACGAGTTGGGGCGACAATCGAATCGAGCGATACGACTTGCAGCCGCGCGGGGCATCGTGGACGAGTCAAACTCAGGTCATCGTCCAGGGCAACGCTAATTTTCGTCCCGTTGGAATGGCGACTGCGCCCGATGGTTCCATTTATGTTACCGACTGGGTGGATCGAAGTTATCCGGTGCACGGCAAAGGTCGATTGTGGCGACTCACCCAAAAGAATTCGGGTCCTCAAGAACGCTATCCATCGAGTGACCTGACGCCACAAGAAATTGAGGCTCAAACGCTTGCCAGAAGTTCAGGTGCATCGAGCAGGCAGCGGCTCGCGTCGCTGCAAGATGCCGACCCCTTCATTCGACAGGCGGCGATCGCCGGGTTGGTTCACGACAATCAAGTTCAAGCGATTGATGTCCTCCGGTTGTCATCGGCTGACCAAATCGTGGGAGTCTTGACGGCAATGAGGTGGCAAGAACTTACGTCTCCGGATTCGGTTGCCGAAGTTGATCGCGACCTTGTACTCGCTTGGGCGTTAAAGCACCCTGCCGAATCAGTGCAATTGACGGCACTGCGCTGGTCGGCCGAGCGAGAGTGCAAGACTTTACTACCGGCGATCGAAGCTTTGCTGCGGAAAGATGACTTGTCGCCTCGAACCTTTGCCGCGGTGATTGCGGCGATAGCCTATATCGAGACGGGATCGGCGTCGGGCCGCGATCGAGATCCCGCTACTGAAAAACTGCTTGTTGGCTTTGCCAGTGATCCTATGCGATCCAGTAAGTTGCGTAGCCTTGCGATCCGCCGTTTACCTCCTAATATCGAATCGCTTGATTCAGCGAAGCTGAATTCGTGGCTCGATTCGAACGAGGATCGTGATTTCGCTTCCGAAGTTGTGCGATTTTTGTCTGCTCGAGGAGATCAACCGGCCATGGCTGCGTTAGCCGAAATCGCGCTGAATCAATCAAGGGAAGAGCAGACGCGAGCGGACGCATTGTCGGCGCTTTCGGTTGATCGTCAGGCGTTTGAGCTCGTTGCAAAGCAACTCGCCAATTCTTCGAGCGAAGTGTTGAAAACTGAGTTGGATCGACTCGATGCTAGTTCCTCGCGAAGTGACGAATCGATTCCGTCCAGCGAAGATTTGTCAGCTTGGACGACATTGGTTGGCGATCAGGGGAACGCGGACGCGGGGCGCCGAGTCTTCTATCGAACTCAATGCGTTTCGTGCCACGTTCACTCGGGGCGAGGTTCAAGAACGGGGCCTGACCTGACGACGTTGGGCGGAACAATGACTCGGCAACGCATCATTGAATCGATCCTGTTACCCAGCAAGGAAGTGGGACCGCTCTACGTGCCGTGGAAAGTGTTAACGATCGACGGCACGGTTCACGTCGGATTGAAAATGAACGAGTCGGGTGTTGGGGGCCGAATCAAGTATCAAGCCGCTGATGGCAAGACGTTTGAAATTGCCCTTGAAGACATTGAAACGCAACAACCGGTAGACCAGTCGATTATGCCTACGGGCCTAGAGAAAACGATGTCTGTGACTGAGTTTCGGGATTTGATCGCGTTCTTAGCCAGGCCAATTTAA
- a CDS encoding DUF1592 domain-containing protein, translated as MSGLCFLLPHALRAGDSSLLLSRLQESCIDCHSGTDPEGGLDLSPLVEKLVEKSEPAESDMATWIKVHDRVKAGEMPPEEGLDEEAKRSFLKPLHQRLIQLDRSHIDVEGRAVWRRMNRFEYENSVRDLLHAPWLQLANMLPEDGELHRFNKLGDALDVSHVNLARYMNAADYALREVVARTTDRPKQKIVRYYAREQGDMYRRVHYTEFNRSPERATFPLIGYDADVDVLRDPKHPFTVGENDPVKREQEAFGVVASSYEPIEIRFGSFKAKTSGRYKLRFRGYTFWAAGEEKNWWRPDREKTSRGRRSEPVAIYSRAEPRQLRRLGDFDFQIEPSVQELDVWLLEGETIQPDAVRLFRSRPPAWHNPLAEKDGMPGVAFQWMEVEGPFTAQWPSRGHQLLFDDLPLRQEGKTVVVESERPLHDARRLMQRFLQTAYPRPHQTDDVDRFVSVVEAALQEGMAFADAMIAGYTAVLCSPGFICLEEQPGNLDDDALANRLSLFLWNTSPDAKLRTLASKHELHHPEVLSQQVDRLLDDPNSQRFVNAFLDYWLDLRKISDTSPDELLYPDYYLDDALVDAALEETRLFFAELIRENLPAKNLIESDFTFVNERLAKHYGLPPFESSQLRRVELPSDSVRGGLLTQASVLKVTANGTTTSPVVRGAWVNERILGVEIPPPPASVPAIEPDTRGAVTIRDQLQRHRADDSCNVCHKIIDPAGFALESFDVAGGWRDSYRSFKEGEPIAGYGKNGQPFTFTQGPSVDASGELPNGRTFADVNELKQWLLADERSVARNLVVKLLTYATGASPRFSDREAIETILDRYADQGYPIRSIIVAIATNPLFLNK; from the coding sequence ATGAGCGGCCTTTGTTTCTTGCTGCCTCACGCATTGAGGGCCGGTGACTCATCCCTGCTGCTTTCTCGTTTGCAAGAAAGCTGCATCGATTGCCATAGCGGGACCGACCCCGAGGGTGGACTCGATTTGTCGCCGCTAGTGGAAAAACTTGTCGAAAAGAGCGAGCCCGCCGAGTCGGACATGGCAACTTGGATCAAAGTCCACGACCGTGTTAAGGCTGGTGAAATGCCGCCCGAGGAAGGTTTGGACGAAGAGGCGAAGCGATCATTTCTTAAGCCATTGCATCAGCGATTGATACAACTCGACCGAAGCCATATCGATGTCGAAGGACGGGCGGTGTGGCGACGAATGAACCGCTTTGAATACGAGAACAGCGTCAGGGATTTACTTCACGCACCATGGTTGCAGTTAGCAAACATGTTGCCCGAAGATGGAGAATTGCATCGGTTCAACAAGTTGGGCGACGCTCTTGATGTCTCGCATGTGAACCTCGCGCGATACATGAATGCCGCCGACTATGCGTTGCGTGAAGTTGTGGCGAGAACCACTGATCGGCCGAAGCAGAAAATCGTTCGCTACTATGCGCGCGAGCAAGGTGACATGTATCGACGCGTTCACTACACCGAGTTCAACCGCAGCCCAGAGCGGGCAACGTTTCCTTTAATCGGATACGACGCTGATGTCGATGTGCTTCGCGATCCAAAGCATCCGTTTACGGTGGGCGAAAACGATCCTGTGAAGCGTGAACAAGAAGCGTTTGGCGTGGTCGCTAGCAGTTACGAACCGATCGAGATTCGATTCGGATCTTTCAAGGCCAAGACGTCCGGTCGCTACAAACTAAGGTTTCGCGGGTATACATTTTGGGCCGCGGGCGAAGAAAAGAACTGGTGGCGTCCTGATCGTGAAAAGACTTCACGCGGAAGGCGATCCGAACCGGTTGCGATCTATTCGCGAGCTGAACCACGGCAATTGCGACGGCTTGGCGATTTTGATTTTCAGATTGAACCGAGTGTGCAAGAGCTTGATGTTTGGCTGCTTGAGGGTGAAACGATTCAGCCGGACGCGGTTCGTTTGTTTCGGTCGCGACCTCCCGCGTGGCACAATCCATTGGCAGAGAAAGACGGAATGCCGGGAGTAGCGTTTCAATGGATGGAGGTCGAAGGTCCCTTCACGGCTCAATGGCCGTCACGGGGGCATCAACTCTTGTTCGATGATCTGCCGTTGCGTCAAGAAGGAAAGACGGTTGTCGTGGAATCGGAGCGACCGTTGCACGATGCGCGAAGATTGATGCAGCGGTTTTTGCAAACGGCCTACCCACGGCCTCATCAAACCGACGATGTGGATCGCTTTGTCAGCGTGGTCGAGGCGGCATTGCAAGAAGGAATGGCATTCGCGGATGCCATGATCGCTGGCTACACCGCCGTTTTGTGTTCGCCTGGTTTCATTTGTCTGGAAGAACAACCCGGAAACCTTGATGACGACGCTCTAGCGAATCGCCTTAGTCTGTTCCTCTGGAATACGTCACCCGACGCGAAGCTTCGCACCCTTGCGAGTAAGCACGAGCTGCACCATCCCGAAGTACTCAGTCAGCAAGTCGATCGTCTGCTCGACGATCCAAATTCACAGCGGTTCGTCAATGCGTTCCTGGACTATTGGCTAGATCTGCGAAAGATCTCAGACACTTCTCCGGATGAATTGCTGTATCCGGATTACTACCTGGACGATGCATTGGTTGATGCTGCGCTTGAAGAAACGCGATTGTTCTTTGCCGAACTGATCCGTGAGAATCTTCCCGCAAAGAATTTGATCGAATCTGATTTCACGTTTGTGAATGAACGCCTAGCCAAGCACTACGGGTTGCCACCGTTTGAAAGCTCGCAATTGCGACGGGTAGAGCTTCCGAGCGACAGTGTTCGAGGAGGATTGTTGACTCAAGCCAGCGTATTGAAAGTCACCGCGAATGGGACCACAACTTCGCCGGTGGTTCGAGGCGCATGGGTGAATGAACGAATCCTTGGTGTCGAAATTCCTCCGCCACCGGCAAGTGTGCCTGCGATCGAGCCGGATACACGCGGGGCGGTCACTATCCGAGACCAACTGCAGCGACACCGCGCCGATGATAGTTGCAATGTTTGTCACAAAATCATTGACCCGGCCGGGTTTGCGCTCGAAAGTTTTGATGTCGCTGGTGGATGGCGTGATAGCTATCGCAGCTTCAAAGAGGGTGAACCGATCGCGGGCTATGGGAAAAACGGCCAGCCCTTCACGTTCACCCAAGGGCCCAGTGTCGATGCCTCAGGCGAACTCCCCAATGGTCGCACCTTCGCGGACGTGAACGAGTTAAAGCAATGGCTGCTGGCCGACGAACGTTCGGTAGCCAGGAACCTAGTGGTCAAGCTGTTGACCTATGCGACAGGCGCTTCCCCTCGCTTCAGTGACCGAGAAGCTATTGAAACGATTCTTGACCGTTATGCCGATCAGGGATATCCCATTCGATCGATCATCGTTGCTATTGCAACCAATCCATTGTTCTTGAACAAGTAA